In Oryza sativa Japonica Group chromosome 11, ASM3414082v1, the following are encoded in one genomic region:
- the LOC107277034 gene encoding protein NRT1/ PTR FAMILY 1.2 produces the protein MMEGHSNELGRANTLKKGGLRPIPVIIANEVSERIVSASVTANLIIYLTTKYHLGAASSAIIIFVYQAAANFLPVCGAIVSDALLGRYLMVTLTLFSCTTGTFMLFLTSLIPKLTPPDCGLSNQGCTSPSPLQLFVLCASLGFMSLGASGVRPCCLAFAEDQIAHWDEAQKDRALRGLFSWYYVSVGFAQIVAVTILVYFQDQVGWKVGFGISAAVMLSITLVNLAASPFYVKMKPQRSIWISLLQVVVVSLKNHHLVLPKTYQSAQFHNASGLRELVPSEKMRFLNKACILRYHATNVSDGAGRTNSWNICTVEQVENLKSALSVIPMWSAMIMTFLIQSSSFGVLQAATMDRRVGTKKFQLPAGSISIFEIITFTIWSGCYDRYIVPFLRRITGRQQVLTLKQRMGIGVSLSIASMLVASAVETYRRKVAVKGGLQHDAKGTLEMSVLWLAPQYVIIGLAGAFSSIGQIEFYYAVLPKSMGSFVLALLFFGAGVASIIATLVIKAINLITGRNGMAPWLSNNLNEGHYNYYYFLLAVLGAIDLIYFIVCSYVFDERTQNMSLETSGDAKDMVEFQG, from the exons ATGATGGAAGGTCATAGCAATGAACTGGGACGGGCCAACACCTTGAAGAAAGGAGGTCTTCGACCAATCCCGGTCATCATCG CAAATGAAGTATCTGAACGAATTGTGAGCGCATCAGTTACTGCAAACCTTATTATCTACCTTACAACAAAGTATCACCTCGGTGCTGCAAGTAGTGCAATCATCATCTTTGTGTATCAAGCAGCTGCAAATTTTTTGCCTGTGTGTGGTGCAATTGTGTCTGATGCACTATTGGGTCGTTACCTGATGGTTACATTAACATTGTTCTCCTGCACAACT GGGACTTTTATGCTATTCCTAACATCACTAATTCCAAAATTAACACCCCCAGATTGTGGTCTTTCAAATCAAGGTTGTACTTCGCCATCTCCACTACAACTGTTTGTTCTGTGTGCCTCTCTTGGTTTCATGTCGCTCGGAGCGAGTGGTGTTCGCCCCTGCTGTCTTGCCTTTGCTGAGGATCAAATTGCTCATTGGGACGAAGCCCAAAAGGACCGTGCACTCCGTGGTTTGTTCAGCTGGTACTATGTATCGGTCGGCTTCGCGCAGATAGTGGCTGTTACCATCCTCGTCTACTTTCAAGATCAGGTGGGTTGGAAGGTTGGGTTTGGGATTTCAGCCGCCGTTATGCTATCCATCACACTTGTGAACTTGGCAGCATCACCCTTCTATGTGAAGATGAAGCCACAGAGGAGTATATGGATCAGCTTACTGCAAGTGGTTGTTGTGTCTCTTAAGAACCACCACCTGGTACTTCCGAAGACATATCAGAGTGCTCAGTTCCATAATGCCTCGGGATTAAGAGAGCTAGTTCCATCTGAAAAAATGAG ATTCTTGAACAAAGCATGCATTCTGAGATACCATGCAACCAATGTGAGCGATGGAGCAGGCAGAACTAACTCATGGAACATCTGTACCGTGGAGCAAGTGGAGAACCTCAAATCTGCACTCAGCGTGATACCGATGTGGTCAGCAATGATAATGACCTTCCTGATACAAAGCTCATCCTTCGGGGTACTACAAGCAGCCACCATGGACCGGCGAGTTGGCACAAAAAAGTTCCAACTACCGGCGGGCTCTATCTCAATCTTTGAGATCATAACCTTCACGATATGGTCAGGCTGCTATGACCGGTACATTGTGCCATTTCTTAGAAGAATCACAGGTAGGCAGCAGGTGCTAACCCTTAAGCAACGGATGGGCATTGGTGTGTCCTTGTCCATTGCATCCATGCTTGTGGCATCAGCAGTGGAGACATACAGAAGGAAGGTTGCGGTTAAGGGAGGGTTGCAGCACGATGCTAAGGGAACATTGGAAATGTCTGTGCTGTGGCTGGCACCTCAGTATGTCATAATAGGCCTTGCAGGCGCATTTAGCTCCATTGGGCAGATCGAATTCTATTATGCGGTGCTTCCCAAGTCCATGGGGAGCTTTGTGCTAGCATTGCTCTTCTTCGGTGCTGGTGTCGCAAGCATCATTGCAACATTAGTGATCAAGGCCATCAACCTGATCACCGGTAGAAATGGCATGGCACCATGGCTGTCCAATAACCTAAATGAGGGTCACTATAACTATTACTACTTCCTTCTTGCTGTCCTTGGTGCCATTGACCTGATCTATTTCATAGTTTGCTCTTATGTTTTCGACGAAAGGACACAAAACATGTCCCTGGAAACTAGTGGTGATGCAAAAGACATGGTAGAGTTTCAAGGCTAG